The Nitrosococcus watsonii C-113 genome includes the window GTGCCGACAGCCCTAAGCAGAGCGCGGGAGGATATGTTGACGATGCCTGGATTACCTCCAAGGTTAAGAGTTCCTTACTCTCCGATCCACTGGTTAGTGGCACTGATGTTGAGGTAAACACTTACCAAGGCGTGGTGCAGCTAAGCGGGTTTGTGGCAACCGAGGAACAATCAGAGGAAGCGGAAAAGATTGCCCGGAGCATTAAAGGAGTCAAGGACGTTGAGAACAGGATCACGGTGAAATAAGAGAATAAATATTTTTCATGGCGGAGAGGTCAGAAAATAAGATTTTCACCGCTCTGGATATTAAAAAGATGCAGCTTGCCTAGATCAAGCTGCATCTCTAATTCCTTTCCTTCCTTAGCGCGGCTTGCCCCATCTAGCCGGACAATGAGTTGCAGGGCGTTATCTTTGAATATCTCAATCGCTAGGTTTTTAGTTAAACTTTGCAGTCGCCCGCTGCTTTCCCCTGGCAGGTTAAAGTGGGCATAGACCTCTGCGCCCATCCACTCAATGACATCGACGGTTGCCTTAAAAGCAGGCAACATTGCTTGCTCCTCTTTCGTGGGATCGACCTCTTGAAAATGTTCAGGCCGAATACCAACAATGATGGCGCCTTGGAAGCTTGCAAGCCGCTCTTGCAGATTAGGCGGGAGTTTAAATTCCGCCATGGGCAACGTGAGTCGATCTTCTTCTACCCGACCGGGGAGAAAATTCATGGCTGGGGAACCCATAAAGCTAGCCACGAATACATTACGGGGAACCATGTAAAGCTCGCGGGGCGTGCCTACTTGTTGCACCTTTCCCTGATGGAGCAAGGCGACTCGGTCGCCTAGGGTCATGGCTTCGCTTTGATCATGAGTTACATAGATGGTGGTTGTATCCAGACGTTTTTGCAAACGTGCTAGTTCGGTACGCATTTGGACTCGGAGTTTAGCGTCCAGGTTCGATAAGGGCTCATCCATTAAGAATGCTTGGGGCTGGCGCACGATGGCCCGGCCCATGGCAACCCGCTGCCGCTGCCCCCCCGATAGGCTAGCGGGTTTACGGCCCAGAAGTTTGGTAAGTTCCAGCATGGCGGCTGCTTGCTTGACCTTTTGCTCAATCTCTTCCTTGGGCCTTTTAGCTAATTTCAGCGGGAAGGCCATGTTCTCCCGCACCGTCATGTGGGGGTAAAGGGCATAACTCTGGAAGACCATGGCCATATTCCGATCCTTGGGATCCAGGGCATTAATTACTCGTCCATCCACTCGAATTTCACCTTGGGTAATGTCCTCAAGTCCCACGATCATATTGAGTAAAGTGGATTTTCCACAGCCCGAGGGACCTACCAGAATAAAGAATTCCCCATCGTGGATAGTCAAGCTAACCTCGCTGAGCGCTTCAGTCCCATCGGAGAAGCGCTTAGTAACCTTGTCAATCATGATCTTTGCCATAATTAATTGCTTGCTGTAAACCTATGGCGTTTCATCAACTAGCCCTTAACCGCGCCTGCGGTGAGGCCGGCTACGATACGGCGCTGAAAAATTAATACGATCACCACGATGGGCAGCGTGACCACCACCGAGGCGGCCGCGATGGAACCGGTAGGCAGCTCAAAACGG containing:
- a CDS encoding BON domain-containing protein — translated: MKNPIKYIGFMLIVFMAVLMLGCADSPKQSAGGYVDDAWITSKVKSSLLSDPLVSGTDVEVNTYQGVVQLSGFVATEEQSEEAEKIARSIKGVKDVENRITVK
- a CDS encoding ABC transporter ATP-binding protein — protein: MAKIMIDKVTKRFSDGTEALSEVSLTIHDGEFFILVGPSGCGKSTLLNMIVGLEDITQGEIRVDGRVINALDPKDRNMAMVFQSYALYPHMTVRENMAFPLKLAKRPKEEIEQKVKQAAAMLELTKLLGRKPASLSGGQRQRVAMGRAIVRQPQAFLMDEPLSNLDAKLRVQMRTELARLQKRLDTTTIYVTHDQSEAMTLGDRVALLHQGKVQQVGTPRELYMVPRNVFVASFMGSPAMNFLPGRVEEDRLTLPMAEFKLPPNLQERLASFQGAIIVGIRPEHFQEVDPTKEEQAMLPAFKATVDVIEWMGAEVYAHFNLPGESSGRLQSLTKNLAIEIFKDNALQLIVRLDGASRAKEGKELEMQLDLGKLHLFNIQSGENLIF